A section of the Caldisericia bacterium genome encodes:
- a CDS encoding FeoA domain-containing protein has protein sequence MKKEKEDILKFLVQEKNVYLSDIEGKFNIPNIREVIDDLVREGKIKIQNDGRVVLTPLGLLEGKNILEKHEILERLLKDIGVNEKEAHKEAHELEHFLPDEGKERIKGVFGFNQGDIVTLLSLSSGDEGEIVSIRGGRGMVQRLLDMGLTPGTRIKVIRRAPFGPIEISVRGYHLALGRGIAGRIWVRRRR, from the coding sequence ATGAAAAAAGAGAAGGAAGATATTTTAAAGTTTCTGGTTCAAGAAAAGAATGTGTATCTCTCTGATATAGAGGGGAAATTTAATATTCCAAATATAAGAGAGGTCATTGATGACCTTGTTAGAGAGGGAAAGATAAAAATTCAAAATGATGGAAGGGTTGTTCTTACTCCTCTTGGATTACTTGAGGGGAAAAACATTTTGGAGAAACATGAAATATTGGAGAGACTTCTTAAAGATATTGGAGTTAATGAAAAAGAGGCACACAAGGAGGCTCATGAGCTTGAGCATTTTCTTCCAGATGAGGGAAAGGAGAGAATCAAAGGAGTTTTTGGATTTAATCAAGGAGACATTGTTACACTTCTCTCATTGTCGTCAGGGGATGAGGGGGAGATTGTTTCAATAAGGGGAGGAAGAGGGATGGTACAGAGGCTACTTGATATGGGGCTTACACCAGGCACAAGAATTAAGGTTATAAGGAGGGCACCCTTTGGTCCCATTGAGATTTCTGTGAGGGGTTATCATCTTGCTCTTGGAAGGGGAATAGCAGGAAGGATATGGGTGAGAAGAAGGAGATAG